A window of Bombus huntii isolate Logan2020A chromosome 12, iyBomHunt1.1, whole genome shotgun sequence genomic DNA:
taaaatacaagctttaaagaataaataaattttaaccgATGCTAGTGAAGTATTAGTAGTCCAAAAATATCCAATCACCGCCATGGAAAACTAGTTTAAACAAGGATAGTATGTGTTACGTGTAGGTTCAAATCACTTTTTATACCTGTCGTGTATTACTGATTACTGTTGAATATTTTCGTTTACCAATAAAAAGGAAGAACATGTAATTGTAAACGTTTCGCCAAGATATGTGATGAATCAGTTGCGAAtgaacataaataaataatatatttattgatgtTTACCAAAAATAAACTTCAATCCATTCTGTAATCGTATTTGAAGGTGACAGTATTTGTTCCTTGTCATAGTATGTATACTTTGACAACAATTGTTTAGTACTTAATATAATCTCTTATTAGATTTGAATAAATAGCAGATTCTACTcactacgttataaggtattacgttaataGGTTATCATAGTTgtcacgatataacgtgaacTACGTGTACGCTATTAAACTTTATATATGTGataaagatattaataaacgATGCATGTaattaattggtaaaattgttaacataaacatatataacaaaaattatgtaaataaaatggtTGCAAACATAGCAGCTGATATGACCGGATCCATATACCATGAGAGACAAGTAATTATCAAGTGTTTCATGTTTCTAGTTCATAATCAAGCGacatatagaaatatattatgtatatacgtgtaagcATTATTCTTGCATATACCATATGTCTATATATATGATTATTATTCTTACAGGTGAAAGAGCTTTGCGCATTACAtgcattaaataatttatttcaagaaAGAGGATTTAGTAAACAGGAATTAGACCAAATTTGTTATAGCTTGAGTCCAGATGTATGGATAAATCCCCATAAATCACTGTTAGGACTTGGTAATTATGACATTAATGTTATTATGGCGGCATTACAACGAAGAGGACGCGAAGCAGTTTGGTTTGATAAACGCAGGTTTGTTTAGTTCAATAAATATACTAATACTTTATTGTACACataaaactaaatatatatatatatatatatacacacacacgcgcgcgcgcatgCCCTCACACACACATAAACGTATATACATTTGTGGGATTTTTTTCTCAGAGATCCAAAATGTCTGTGTTTAGATAATATTGAAGgttttatattaaatgtaCCAACAGAATATAAATTAGGATTCGTATTACTACCCTTGAAAAGACGACATTGGATTGCCCTGAAGAAAATTCATGGTGCCTTTTATAATCTTGACTCGAAACTTGATTCTCCTCAGCTTATTGGGAAAGTCAGTTAATTCTTTATTCCTTAATATTAATACCGTACATCGatgtattaataattatattggcTTTTACTTTTCAATAATGTCCTATTAGGAAAATGATTTACTTATATATCTAAAGGACCAGATAGACAGTAAGGAAAAGGAATTATTTCTTGTCGTATCAAGGGAGATAGATAATAATCAAGGATGGCTAATAAATACATATGCAAATAAAGAAGGGATTAATACAGATCATGATAGTATCACGTACATTGAAGATGGCTATATGGAAATGAATTTGAAGAAAGAAGTGTCTGCAGAaatgaatgaaaatgaaaaatcattaGATAACAAAAATTCTAGGTAATTAAAGACCTTTTAATTTACTTAATCTATGTATTCAATGCTTCAGGCCAAAATAAATTAAAGGTTAAAGCGACAATAGTCCATTAATAAACAAAGTTCTATGTTCAAGGAATTGAAAAGAGAAGCGAAAgtttacaaattataaatgttacatacaaattttcttgcaCCAAAGAAAAGGATGTAACTATTTCATTCTATTTAAGTCAACGCCATTTGATTGAGATATGTGATTGTGTTCTTAAATTcgtcatatttttataaaaacgaagaaaattttagcatgataaaagataaataatgGCGCAATTATGAATGCATAATATGTTGccaattattaatatttatatagattttttataaatcgttatcacgataaattaatatatgtatatatattgttatttatttcacaaatattttatctacaataatttgcagTTGTGAAATCAGAATTTCGTGtattaattcgttatttatttacaacacttgtattcttttaatattgtCTCATCAGTATTATTTAATGCGCATCCTTAAATactatattaaattaatagatTGTTCTATCAAAGTATGTACATTGctttgttta
This region includes:
- the LOC126871608 gene encoding josephin-2 isoform X2, whose product is MVANIAADMTGSIYHERQVKELCALHALNNLFQERGFSKQELDQICYSLSPDVWINPHKSLLGLGNYDINVIMAALQRRGREAVWFDKRRDPKCLCLDNIEGFILNVPTEYKLGFVLLPLKRRHWIALKKIHGAFYNLDSKLDSPQLIGKENDLLIYLKDQIDSKEKELFLVVSREIDNNQGWLINTYANKEGINTDHDSITYIEDGYMEMNLKKEVSAEMNENEKSLDNKNSR
- the LOC126871608 gene encoding josephin-2 isoform X1, coding for MVANIAADMTGSIYHERQVKELCALHALNNLFQERGFSKQELDQICYSLSPDVWINPHKSLLGLGNYDINVIMAALQRRGREAVWFDKRRDPKCLCLDNIEGFILNVPTEYKLGFVLLPLKRRHWIALKKIHGAFYNLDSKLDSPQLIGKENDLLIYLKDQIDSKEKELFLVVSREIDNNQGWLINTYANKEGINTDHDSITYIEDGYMEMNLKKEVSAEMNENEKSLDNKNSRN